A genomic window from Chrysoperla carnea chromosome 3, inChrCarn1.1, whole genome shotgun sequence includes:
- the LOC123295377 gene encoding U1 small nuclear ribonucleoprotein 70 kDa, which translates to MTQFLPPNLLALFAPREPIPYLPPPSKLPHEKKQRGYVGVGAFLENFEDPKDTPPPTRVETREERLERRRRERAEQVAYKLEQEIAVWDPNSCPNATGDPFKTLFVARINYDTSESKLRREFEVYGPIKKIVLIHNTINGKPRGYAFIEYEHERDMHSAYKHADGKKIDGRRVLVDVERARTVKGWLPRKLGGGLGGTRRGGPEVNIKHSGREDNERERERYRLEREREERGLGGGIHRDRERDRGVGLGSIDRRRSRSRDRRERRRSRSRSRERKRRRSRERIRDPDIEEIERPRDRDRDRDRDRDRKRRRSRSRDKERKREKRDRDRDRKDRDRLEYIKTDEDGEMIRIKEEPVDDYPEYAQYQQPNYDTSNVKYETEDEKKFIPDESNGDANYESYEEGEAY; encoded by the exons ATGACACAATTTCTACCACCCAATCTTTTGGCATTATTTGCACCTAGAGAGCCAATACCATATTTACCTCCACCAAGTAAACTTCCACATGAAAAGAAACAGAGAGGATATGTTGGAGTTGGAGCTTTCTTGGAAAATTTCGAG GATCCGAAAGATACACCACCACCAACTAGAGTGGAAACAAGAGAAGAGAGATTAGAAAGAAGACGAAGAGAACGAGCTGAACAAGTTGCGTATAAATTAGAACAAGAAATTGCTGTTTGGGATCCGAACTCTTGTCCAAATGCAACAGGAGATCCATTCAAAACATTATTCGTTGCTAGAATT aATTATGATACATCAGAATCAAAGTTACGAAGAGAATTTGAAGTTTATGGACCTATCAAAAAG ATAGTCCTTATCCACAATACGATCAATGGGAAGCCAAGAGGTTACGCTTTTATTGAGTATGAACATGAACGAGATATGCATT CTGCTTATAAACATGCTGATGGTAAGAAAATTGATGGACGTAGGGTGTTGGTTGATGTTGAGAGAGCCCGTACTGTCAAAGGATGGTTACCAAGAAAATTAG gGGGTGGATTAGGAGGAACTCGTCGTGGAGGACCTgaagtaaatattaaacattctGGTCGTGAAGATAATGAAAGAGAACGAGAACGATATCGTTTAGAACGGGAACGAGAAGAGCGTGGTTTAGGTGGTGGAATTCATCGTGATCGTGAACGAGATAGAGGCGTTGGACTTGGCAGTATTGACAGACGACGATCACGCAGTCGTGACAGACGTGAACGCCGAAGATCACGATCTAGATCCCGTGAACGTAAACGCAGAAGAAGTCGCGAACGTATACGTGATCCTGATATTGAAGAAATTGAACGTCCTAGAGATCGTGAcag GGATCGTGATCGAGACAGAGATCGTAAACGTAGACGATCTCGTTCGCGTGATAAGGAAAGAAAACGTGAGAAGAGAGATCGTGACAGAGATCGTAAAGATCGTGATAGATTAGAATACATTAAGACAGACGAAGATGGTGAAATGATACGAATTAAAGAAGAACCAGTTGAtg aTTATCCAGAATATGCGCAATATCAACAACCAAACTATGATACAtctaatgttaaatatgaaaCGGAAGATGAGAAGAAATTTATTCCTGATGAATCAAACGGTGATGCGAATTATGAGAGTTATGAAGAAGGGGAAGcttactaa